The proteins below come from a single Haemorhous mexicanus isolate bHaeMex1 chromosome 18, bHaeMex1.pri, whole genome shotgun sequence genomic window:
- the ZHX3 gene encoding zinc fingers and homeoboxes protein 3 isoform X2, with product MASKRKSTTPCMIPVKTLVLQETEQDAGEDDHEGTQPEAPAEGAAASDAGASNSNNGALSNGHRGIADGDTYICKPCDFGSQDLHQFFGHLDSEHSEFSKEPAFACVGCSFLANSHEGLSHHNTESHAGETGFVWRLVKQDSRTTVEQSLCEATSSHDLPGEVPEEGADGQSEIIITKTPIMKIMKGKPEAKKIHTLKENVSSQLGGESEVKDGEHSFPNGSVPVSQPTASSSKSSHIVNGSIIGNVPVLQAGVAQLVSLQQQPPLHQQLPTSKSLPKVMIPLSSIPTYNAAMDSNSFLKNSFNKFPYPTKAELCYLTVVTKYPEEQLKIWFTAQRLKQGISWSPEEIEDARKKMFNTVIQSVPQPTITVLNTPLVANPGTVPHLIQATLPGHVVGQPEGTGGLLVTQPIMANGLKGTSSSFTLAVTSVPKPQPAAQHSTVSSSNTSGVKVVNSAQSLLTACPAISSQTFLDPNVYKNKKSHEQLSALKGSFCRNQFPGQAEVERLTKITGLSTKEIRKWFSDRRYHYRNVRGGRAVFPGDSALDSLPEITLDVPPRGAELSPAAMAATPAAHHPPRRQSWHQAPDFTPTKYKERAPEQLKALESSFAQNPLPAEEEVNRLRGETKMTRREIDSWFSERRKKKVAEENKKVEEVAQQEDEEAENGGGEGEDSSDEQRATSENGSVDASGSNPNSAERKVSPIKINLKNLRVTESNGKNEVPGTGANEKGDGSSSRPPTPPKTKLNFKKTAQQRHLLKQMFVQTQRPTNQEYDAIVSQTGLPRAEVIRWFGDSRYGYKNGQLKWYENYRRGVFPPGLVEVSPAGREVLEDYYEKHKGLREEDVPGLCERARLGAQQLKKQTELKPPAPEDPLLPLRRN from the exons ATGGCTAGCAAAAGGAAATCCACAACTCCCTGCATGATACCAGTAAAAACACTGGTGCTTCAGGAGACTGAACAGGATGCTGGAGAAGATGATCATGAAGGAACCCAACCAGAGGCtcctgcagaaggagcagcagcgAGTGATGCTGGGGCCAGCAACAGCAATAACGGAGCTTTGTCCAACGGGCACCGCGGCATTGCCGACGGTGACACTTACATCTGCAAGCCTTGTGACTTTGGCTCTCAAGACCTTCACCAGTTCTTTGGGCACTTGGACTCTGAGCACTCAGAGTTCAGCAAAGAGCCCGCGTTCGCGTGTGTCGGGTGCAGCTTCCTGGCCAACAGCCACGAAGGGCTCTCACACCACAACACTGAGTCACATGCCGGCGAGACCGGCTTTGTCTGGAGGCTGGTGAAGCAGGACAGTCGTACAACCGTGGAGCAAAGTCTCTGTGAGGCCACCAGCAGCCATGACCTGCCAGGAGAGGTCCCTGAGGAAGGGGCAGACGGCCAGTCTGAAATTATCATTACCAAAACCCCTATCATGAAGATAATGAAGGGTAAACCTGAggccaaaaaaatccacacgCTGAAGGAGAATGTGTCAAGTCAGTTGGGTGGTGAGTCAGAGGTGAAGGATGGAGAGCATTCATTCCCAAATGGGTCGGTGCCAGTCAGCCAGCCTACTGCAAGTTCATCGAAGTCATCCCACATAGTGAATGGCTCTATCATAGGAAACGTGCCTGTTCTGCAGGCGGGTGTTGCACAActtgtgtctctgcagcagcagcccccgtTGCATCAGCAGCTCCCTACATCCAAGTCCCTTCCCAAGGTGATGATCCCACTGAGCAGCATTCCCACATACAATGCCGCCATGGATTCCAACAGCTTCCTGAAAAACTCTTTCAACAAGTTCCCCTACCCCaccaaagctgagctctgctaCTTGACCGTGGTGACCAAGTACCCAGAAGAGCAGCTGAAGATCTGGTTCACTGCCCAGAGGCTGAAGCAGGGCATTAGCTGGTCACCAGAGGAGATTGAAGATGCCAGGAAGAAGATGTTCAACACTGTTATCCAGTCTGTGCCACAACCCACCATTACAGTGCTGAACACGCCCCTGGTAGCAAATCCTGGGACTGTTCCCCATCTTATCCAGGCAACTTTACCAGGCCACGTGGTGGGGCagccagaggggacaggggggctgCTGGTCACGCAGCCCATCATGGCAAACGGGTTGAAGGGCACCAGCTCCTCTTTCACCTTGGCAGTGACTTCTGTCCCCAAGCCGCAGCCGGCAGcgcagcacagcactgtgagcTCCAGCAACACATCTGGGGTCAAGGTGGTCAACAGTGCCCAGTCCCTGCTCACCGCCTGCCCTGCCATCTCCTCGCAGACCTTCCTGGATCCCAATGTCTACAAAAACAAGAAGTCCCATGAGCAGCTCTCAGCCCTCAAAGGCAGCTTCTGCAGAAACCAGttccctggccaggctgaggTCGAGCGGCTAACAAAGATCACAGGCTTGTCCACCAAGGAGATCCGGAAATGGTTCAGTGACAGGAGGTACCACTACAGGAATGTGAGAGGCGGCCGGGCCGTCTTCCCTGGAGACAGTGCTCTTGATTCCCTGCCCGAAATCACCTTAGATGTCCCacccagaggagctgagctgagccctgcGGCGATGGCGGCTACGCCGGCCGCTCACCACCCACCACGGCGGCAGTCGTGGCACCAGGCACCCGACTTCACCCCGACCAAGTACAAGGAGAGAGCGCCGGAGCAGCTGAAGGCCCTGGAGAGCAgttttgcccaaaatccccttcCTGCGGAGGAAGAGGTGAACCGCCTGAGGGGGGAGACGAAGATGACACGGAGGGAGATCGACAGCTGGTTCTcggagaggaggaagaagaaggtggcGGAGGAGAATAAGAAAGTGGAGGAGGTGGCTCAACAGGAGGACGAGGAGGCAGAGAATGGCGGCGGGGAAGGGGAAGACTCCTCGGATGAGCAGAGGGCAACGAGTGAAAACGGCTCAGTCGACGCCTCCGGCAGCAACCCGAACTCAGCGGAGCGGAAGGTGAGTCCCATCAAAATCAACCTGAAAAACCTGCGAGTGACCGAGTCCAACGGCAAAAACGAGGTACCGGGGACCGGCGCAAATGAAAAGGGGGACGGCAGCTCCAGCCGGCCGCCCACCCCTCCCAAAACCAAACTGAACTTCAAAAAAACGGCCCAGCAGCGGCATCTGCTGAAGCAAATGTTCGTGCAGACCCAGCGCCCCACGAACCAGGAGTATGATGCCATCGTGTCCCAGACGGGCCTGCCGCGGGCCGAGGTCATTCGCTGGTTCGGGGACAGCCGCTATGGCTACAAGAACGGGCAGCTGAAGTGGTATGAGAACTACCGGCGGGGGGTCTTCCCCCCGGGGCTGGTGGAGGTCAGCCCCGCCGGCCGGGAGGTGCTCGAGGACTACTACGAGAAGCACaaggggctgcgggaggaggACGTGCCCGGCCTCTGCGAGCGCGCCCGCCTCGGCGCCCAGCAGCTCAAG aaacagaCTGAACTCAAGCCACCAGCCCCGGAGGATCCGCTCTTACCCTTGAGAAGAAATTAG
- the ZHX3 gene encoding zinc fingers and homeoboxes protein 3 isoform X1 has protein sequence MASKRKSTTPCMIPVKTLVLQETEQDAGEDDHEGTQPEAPAEGAAASDAGASNSNNGALSNGHRGIADGDTYICKPCDFGSQDLHQFFGHLDSEHSEFSKEPAFACVGCSFLANSHEGLSHHNTESHAGETGFVWRLVKQDSRTTVEQSLCEATSSHDLPGEVPEEGADGQSEIIITKTPIMKIMKGKPEAKKIHTLKENVSSQLGGESEVKDGEHSFPNGSVPVSQPTASSSKSSHIVNGSIIGNVPVLQAGVAQLVSLQQQPPLHQQLPTSKSLPKVMIPLSSIPTYNAAMDSNSFLKNSFNKFPYPTKAELCYLTVVTKYPEEQLKIWFTAQRLKQGISWSPEEIEDARKKMFNTVIQSVPQPTITVLNTPLVANPGTVPHLIQATLPGHVVGQPEGTGGLLVTQPIMANGLKGTSSSFTLAVTSVPKPQPAAQHSTVSSSNTSGVKVVNSAQSLLTACPAISSQTFLDPNVYKNKKSHEQLSALKGSFCRNQFPGQAEVERLTKITGLSTKEIRKWFSDRRYHYRNVRGGRAVFPGDSALDSLPEITLDVPPRGAELSPAAMAATPAAHHPPRRQSWHQAPDFTPTKYKERAPEQLKALESSFAQNPLPAEEEVNRLRGETKMTRREIDSWFSERRKKKVAEENKKVEEVAQQEDEEAENGGGEGEDSSDEQRATSENGSVDASGSNPNSAERKVSPIKINLKNLRVTESNGKNEVPGTGANEKGDGSSSRPPTPPKTKLNFKKTAQQRHLLKQMFVQTQRPTNQEYDAIVSQTGLPRAEVIRWFGDSRYGYKNGQLKWYENYRRGVFPPGLVEVSPAGREVLEDYYEKHKGLREEDVPGLCERARLGAQQLKVWFAVKAEEEGRGCGPEAAGSRKGPCGAGAEASESSEAWEPGGQEGSAGSPDAPGPPPATGLETD, from the exons ATGGCTAGCAAAAGGAAATCCACAACTCCCTGCATGATACCAGTAAAAACACTGGTGCTTCAGGAGACTGAACAGGATGCTGGAGAAGATGATCATGAAGGAACCCAACCAGAGGCtcctgcagaaggagcagcagcgAGTGATGCTGGGGCCAGCAACAGCAATAACGGAGCTTTGTCCAACGGGCACCGCGGCATTGCCGACGGTGACACTTACATCTGCAAGCCTTGTGACTTTGGCTCTCAAGACCTTCACCAGTTCTTTGGGCACTTGGACTCTGAGCACTCAGAGTTCAGCAAAGAGCCCGCGTTCGCGTGTGTCGGGTGCAGCTTCCTGGCCAACAGCCACGAAGGGCTCTCACACCACAACACTGAGTCACATGCCGGCGAGACCGGCTTTGTCTGGAGGCTGGTGAAGCAGGACAGTCGTACAACCGTGGAGCAAAGTCTCTGTGAGGCCACCAGCAGCCATGACCTGCCAGGAGAGGTCCCTGAGGAAGGGGCAGACGGCCAGTCTGAAATTATCATTACCAAAACCCCTATCATGAAGATAATGAAGGGTAAACCTGAggccaaaaaaatccacacgCTGAAGGAGAATGTGTCAAGTCAGTTGGGTGGTGAGTCAGAGGTGAAGGATGGAGAGCATTCATTCCCAAATGGGTCGGTGCCAGTCAGCCAGCCTACTGCAAGTTCATCGAAGTCATCCCACATAGTGAATGGCTCTATCATAGGAAACGTGCCTGTTCTGCAGGCGGGTGTTGCACAActtgtgtctctgcagcagcagcccccgtTGCATCAGCAGCTCCCTACATCCAAGTCCCTTCCCAAGGTGATGATCCCACTGAGCAGCATTCCCACATACAATGCCGCCATGGATTCCAACAGCTTCCTGAAAAACTCTTTCAACAAGTTCCCCTACCCCaccaaagctgagctctgctaCTTGACCGTGGTGACCAAGTACCCAGAAGAGCAGCTGAAGATCTGGTTCACTGCCCAGAGGCTGAAGCAGGGCATTAGCTGGTCACCAGAGGAGATTGAAGATGCCAGGAAGAAGATGTTCAACACTGTTATCCAGTCTGTGCCACAACCCACCATTACAGTGCTGAACACGCCCCTGGTAGCAAATCCTGGGACTGTTCCCCATCTTATCCAGGCAACTTTACCAGGCCACGTGGTGGGGCagccagaggggacaggggggctgCTGGTCACGCAGCCCATCATGGCAAACGGGTTGAAGGGCACCAGCTCCTCTTTCACCTTGGCAGTGACTTCTGTCCCCAAGCCGCAGCCGGCAGcgcagcacagcactgtgagcTCCAGCAACACATCTGGGGTCAAGGTGGTCAACAGTGCCCAGTCCCTGCTCACCGCCTGCCCTGCCATCTCCTCGCAGACCTTCCTGGATCCCAATGTCTACAAAAACAAGAAGTCCCATGAGCAGCTCTCAGCCCTCAAAGGCAGCTTCTGCAGAAACCAGttccctggccaggctgaggTCGAGCGGCTAACAAAGATCACAGGCTTGTCCACCAAGGAGATCCGGAAATGGTTCAGTGACAGGAGGTACCACTACAGGAATGTGAGAGGCGGCCGGGCCGTCTTCCCTGGAGACAGTGCTCTTGATTCCCTGCCCGAAATCACCTTAGATGTCCCacccagaggagctgagctgagccctgcGGCGATGGCGGCTACGCCGGCCGCTCACCACCCACCACGGCGGCAGTCGTGGCACCAGGCACCCGACTTCACCCCGACCAAGTACAAGGAGAGAGCGCCGGAGCAGCTGAAGGCCCTGGAGAGCAgttttgcccaaaatccccttcCTGCGGAGGAAGAGGTGAACCGCCTGAGGGGGGAGACGAAGATGACACGGAGGGAGATCGACAGCTGGTTCTcggagaggaggaagaagaaggtggcGGAGGAGAATAAGAAAGTGGAGGAGGTGGCTCAACAGGAGGACGAGGAGGCAGAGAATGGCGGCGGGGAAGGGGAAGACTCCTCGGATGAGCAGAGGGCAACGAGTGAAAACGGCTCAGTCGACGCCTCCGGCAGCAACCCGAACTCAGCGGAGCGGAAGGTGAGTCCCATCAAAATCAACCTGAAAAACCTGCGAGTGACCGAGTCCAACGGCAAAAACGAGGTACCGGGGACCGGCGCAAATGAAAAGGGGGACGGCAGCTCCAGCCGGCCGCCCACCCCTCCCAAAACCAAACTGAACTTCAAAAAAACGGCCCAGCAGCGGCATCTGCTGAAGCAAATGTTCGTGCAGACCCAGCGCCCCACGAACCAGGAGTATGATGCCATCGTGTCCCAGACGGGCCTGCCGCGGGCCGAGGTCATTCGCTGGTTCGGGGACAGCCGCTATGGCTACAAGAACGGGCAGCTGAAGTGGTATGAGAACTACCGGCGGGGGGTCTTCCCCCCGGGGCTGGTGGAGGTCAGCCCCGCCGGCCGGGAGGTGCTCGAGGACTACTACGAGAAGCACaaggggctgcgggaggaggACGTGCCCGGCCTCTGCGAGCGCGCCCGCCTCGGCGCCCAGCAGCTCAAGGTGTGGTTTGCGGTGAAggcggaggaggagggcaggggctgcggccCCGAGGCGGCCGGCAGCCGGAAAGGGCCGTGCGGAGCCGGCGCGGAGGCGTCGGAGAGCAGCGAGGCGTGGGAGCCGGGCGGCCAGGAGGGCAGCGCCGGGAGCCCCGACGCCCCCGGGCCGCCGCCCGCCACAGGGCTGG aaacagaCTGA